The DNA sequence GATGAATACCAACGGCTGATGAACGATCGCATTGAACTTTTACGTGAAGCTGGTCCTTGGCGGAGGCGTGCTCGTGAACGTTTTCGTGTTCCGCCACATCGTCAACCTACGGATAATCCCAACGTTATGGCTTATGCCCATTTGGCCGTGGAAGAGTTCAACAAACAAAAGGTTTGACCTTTCCCAGAAAGCTGCTAGCAATATGATAATCGTTTTCTCTTTCTATTTGCTTATGCTCCATTTCAACTAGCTAGTTAAAACTAGAGGGCAAGTGCAGCGCTATGTTCAAGTCCATTTGAAATCAATTGTAGAGTAATGATGGATGGATCACAATTTCTTTTTTGTAACTCAGACTAGTAGCCAACCTGTAGAAGCCAGTTCCACCTATGTAGAATGTGGACGCTTGTGGTATCAAAATGTAAATGTTGTTTATCTCGTGTACTAAAGCTATGCATGACTCTGCGTTAAGCTGTCTTCCCTTGATTACTTGCTGCATATTTGATATATACATCCAATAATGCTTTTCTATGTTGATGTTTAATTGTCCAACTATATTGTGAATGTTTTTGCTTCTCTCTTAGAATGCACAACTTCAATTTGTGAGAGCGGTGAAGGCATATTGCCAGGAGTACGATGATACCTGGGGAGATAAGTACTATTACCTAACGTTGGAGGCAGTTGATGCTCAAGTTGTTAAAACATACCAAGCAGTAGTTCATGACTCTACTGAGCCATCGCTCCACATTTTTGGTCTTGTTACTGATAATGGTTTGTTGCAACTAACTGATAACCATGTTCGTCCTTCACTTTATTGCACACTTGACGACCGAGGTAACTATTTCTTACCACGATAGATCTATTGTTATCATCATGGTACTTGTGATTTAGACATTAATATGTTTTGTTAATATTAAGTACTTTTAGAATATGCATAGTATGAGTGGATGTATGATTGGTTCTCATCTCTGCTTGTAGATGTTCGACGCAAGGGAAGAGGATATTCTGATGAAACAGAGATAGAGGTCACGCTGCAGACAAGGGGAGGATATTTTCTCCAGGATGAGATACTTGGCTCGTTGCACGGACTTCCCTCCCAATAATCTTGATTATTGTCTACTTGGGTAAACTTGATGTTTATGAACGTGAGAATTCTTAGTTTGAATGTATCAATCATTTGGATATTATATGTATGTATTTTGTCCTTCTTTATTTTCGTACTAGTCATAAAGCTGCGGGTTTCTTTTCTTCCTGAATTGAAAAGTAGCAATTATAATTTAAGAAATGTTGGTTTACTTCCACGCCGGAATGCTGACTAGGTAAATATAACTCATATATAAAAGACTCTGATATGTAATATAACACTGATACAGTGATACAATAAAGACATTTAATTCATCTGCAgggtctttttttttatatattttttattttcttatttttatacAAATTTGAGAAGTTTAATTCATCTAAACtctgataaaaaaataataataataataataaatctcTGTCATTTTCTATGCTCTTTAGACAAACATCAACTCGTGTGAAGATTATGAACCTGTACAACCTTACTGATAGCAGCTGGACTCAAATATTCACTTATGTAGTATCTGCCTGTAATCATGGTATTTAGAACAATAGGCAGATCCTTGTTTGCTTCAAATCCAATCCTGCAAATGGCACAATACAGAATTACAGCTGATAGATGCATAAATTCAAACCCCTATGTAAAGGTTCAAACATAGATACCGAAATATAGATACCGAAAGAGCTTCTCAAGCCAAGTGTTTTGCCTAGTGATGATGAATTAATAAATTGTAATTGTCAATATCACAAATGTGGCAACTTATTCTTAACTTGGTCCTAAACTCTTAATGATTTAAAAGTGCTACTTTACTGGAGATGCACACGGTAAATTCAGCTACAATACAACCAGAGCTACAGAAAGCAGATTACCCAAATACGCTGTTTCTTTCGATAACTTTGGAATAAATAATCAGCTTTCAGTTGGCAGAAGAAATTGATTTGGATAGCTGTCATGATGACCGCATCCTCAGTGTCACCGCTAAAGAAGTCTGCCCTATTGAAGCAAGGAGTTATGAAGTCTGCATCATCTTTCTCATTGTGCCAGAACATGTCATTTTGCATATCGAAATTGAGAGAATCTATCAGAGGGATAAGAGGGATAACAACAATAATTAGCAGCAGATATCAGGCCTGAATTATAACTTTATTCAAGCAGATGTCTGCTTATAATATTGAATTATGTCAGTTAATCGATTATGATATTGTAATTATAACTTCATTTGTATGATTATAATTCTGATATGAGGCTCTGAGATGGAAGCAAAATCGATTTCAGCACCATTCTCAATTCCACTGATATTAAAACTGAATTGCAATAAAATGATCTGGTAGTTGAAGCCTCAATTCATCCTGTCTCCTAACTAATTCTGACCGAACCCGACCCAAGTTTCACCCCTAAAcccggatacgagcctgcgggacCCATTTTAAAGGAAATCCAGACGAaaaatcggcagaacctcctCTAAAATGAGCAAACCAAAAATTTTACAAAACCTGGACATGCTTAAAATTTGAACTTCTACTCAAACACACATTACCATATTTACATTTCAAGCGTATATATTACATTCAGAATGTACAAATTCCATCACAACCTCAGTATGATAAACATCAACTCAAACAAAAGCATTCTCCAAATTtaaaagggttatcagagcaacactaatagCTAAGCCGaaatcatacaaggtaggttaagtaataacctacggacaaaacggaagcgctgattctaAAGTCTCTAGTTCCTGACGCGATCTCGgccaatctgaaatctgggcatttgaaaacgaagggcacaggggaaaacatataaaatccattagagtgagtggacaaaactgaaacaaaatctgaaacaattaatggaatgcttccccatttctcttttcaacaGAACCAACATGCAGCGAGATTCCATAATATTTCCAACTTAATCCTtttcaagaaaactcatttgatgattaggaaggactgcttcctaatcatctcatgccatctggcagggactgccacccagatgatgCATCGGAAGGAATTgtcaaccggaataggaggcggtggttagatgggactgccaactagccacaggtagttagaagggactgccaactaactacctcatgtcatctggaaggggctgccaaccaggtgacgcatcgggtgggactgccaaccgggctgtagtctggaagggactgccaaccagactattacctagaagggactgccaactaggtaagatacgcatgcgccaaagatagcctccttgtcaactgatttctttttaaattcttttctttccaCAAAATCACATTTACTCAAAATAGTATTCCAACTgaaaacttaataccatgctgcaagcattatttaaacaaaataaaagtccactcactagtGAGTCTCGCAGCTAATCCTGCTGCCTGCCCGTGTCCTCCTCACTCGAGGGCTTAGTACGTTCTGTAATAATTGGGCATGATATAATTAACCTCACAAAGGAAATAATTAACGAATTAAAACTCATTCTCTTGAAAAATAATGCTTGTTATTCACAAAATTTCCTCTAAACTTCCCCCTCTTCAATTTATGATTCAGATTCTCAAATTCAGAATTCGTCAACTAATCAACATCCTCGCTAACTCTCTAATCTTCACACGGATCGTCTCGATAACTCatttaattcaatttcaaatccTTAATCACAATTACCCACCAAAATAACATAATTTCCttttctaaaatctccatatcaACTCCAAATTCTCAACCAAATAGATCAATTCCGCACTAGCCTTAATAGCAATTTATCAAGGGATTAACCCAGAAGATTTGTAAACCATAAAATCAAAACATCCAACCAAACAATTAATCTCAAGTCTAAAACAATGCAAATCGAAGGTTCCCAACCTCAAGTAAGATTTAACAACACAACATAACGCAGTTAACTAGTCTGACAGAGTCTCAACACGCCACCACCAGGcaccagtggcggcgcgtggttAGAATTTATCTAGCCCAAACTCATCACCACAGCAAACCCAACAATCTTTATACCTGCAATAACAGCTAAAACTAAGCAGAAGTGGTCAGAATTTCACTCCAAATCGGAAAAACCCGATGGCTACTGTTCATCACCACTATTCATCATCACTACCACTTCCTCCGGCCAAAACAAGCTACAATAAGGTTGGAAATGTGTTTAACACTTCACAGAGAACCAAAATCACAAGGATTtcaggccggagaccgccggaaATCGAAAACCCAACCTAAAATTCCCAAACCCGATCGGCAATCCTCCCCAAATTAGTTCAAAATAAGGCTACCCAACGTAAATCACGTACCTGAGATgaaagagaatgaagagagGAAGCTTCGATGGCCGGGGACGAGTCCAACAAGGTCCGGCTGCGGTGATTTCGCCGGAATTTGGGTCTAGTTCgtggagaagagaaaagaaaagggggaGGGTTGGAGGTCGAGCTCTATCCCGATTttcactctccctctctcctcttATTTACCCATTTCCCCCTTAGAaccaataattaaaataaataaaggaacaGTAACTTCAATCATTAAATTACAACTTCCCCGTAAAAACTCCGATCTAGACAAACtgcgtgtccacgaactcaattTTTCGTAACCTACGACGTTCTCAAGGAATATTCCAACGTAACAGACAAAGGAATATTCCAACGTAACAGACAAAATATAAAGTCAACTCCTCGGTCAAAACCGGTAAAAACGTAACTCATAAAGATTTTAAGGTACGGGGCCTTACAAATTCAATATCATGGAAGCAGATATTGTTGTTCTTTGTTATGTTTTTGGCATAATATAACCGCTATTAACGAATGAGCGATATCTGCGGCTAATCATTGTGATTATTAACAtaattatctatactattattaagagaagaggctttgtaagccaaaatctaaaattttgacaaaattaaccctagaagattaataaattttgagaattaattaaatcacaaggataattaagacatttccaaaatgtatttttattaaaaaagttataaaaaaatggctaaatactgattactaccctgtagtttgggtctaaaatcaattcagcccctgaacttctaatttcatcaagaacacccctgcactttcaattttgatataataggtccaatttattagtcttccgacaattgagttatttaacttgttgacgtggctcatatatgagctatgttttatgatgtggtgttgaggtgacCTGCATAGTCAGTTTAGGAGTGcgtcccactattagaaatctattaaataaatagttttttaacaaataatccaactataacttgaacctataacagaatattaacgaattggacctaatagatcaaaattgaaagtataggggtatttttaatgaaattagaagtccagggactgtttgattttggacctaaaccacagggtagtaaccagtatttagcccaaaaaaaaaatacccacaacccacttttctctttcccattttcttttctctgcaataaccaactcttttcttttttattttctgaaaaaaaaaaaaagataataataaCTTGCACATGTAGAGCATGTGTAGAGAAATGCTAGTGTCAATTAATAGAAGCAAGTGATGACAAAACTTTTATAAACTTGAGGACCTTGATATTATTTTAGGCCTTCATAGGATTAATATATGCATGAAATTATTTCTTGCCTTCATTATAAACTGACCAAGATTTCTCATGAGGACCTTGCTATCCTTTCACGACTaaaactctatatatatatatatatatatatatatatatatatatatatatagggttgaCCTTCTCAAATATCATGCCCTCTTGGAAATTCTGGATTGGTGTGGTGTGCTGGCAGTGGAATGATCAGATTGGTGGGACGCAAGCGATGGACCAACAGTCATGGGCACTTTGGGTTAGAGGTACGCTGATGGTGGCACCCGTCGCAGGTGGTGGAGTGACAAGGATTGTGGGAGGACGATGGAAGTTGTACAAGAACTGGACTGGGCCTTGCATGTGAGCTGTGTTTTCCTTGCTACCCGGGCTTGGGTTTGGGCCCTGCCCTAGCTGTTTTTTCTTTAAAGTTGTTATTTATTTAAGTTGTTTAATTAGATTGCGTTTTTTGCGAGTAATAAGTCCCTATAGCTATCATGTAGGGCTAGTTGAGCTATCTGTCTGCATGTGCACTCAATGTGTCTTGTCTGTTTTAAGTAGGCCGTGAGTTCCTTGCTTGGTTAAATAGTCGCTActtcctagtggcagggtgaggtTAAGTGTCGTCAAATTTATTCTTTGGCGacacatagtaggaaagctgtgtcTATAGTAATTATGCTTCGTTGCAATCAGTTTACATATTGAGTTATCTTTAGGCCCTGTTTGGGATTGCTACGCTTTttaaaaaatcagcttttgtttaaaattttagattttattgtgtttggtaaataaataaaaaacaattttaattgaaagttataggtcactggcagcagattttagaagtaGCCTAGagattgcttttagaagctgatgTGGATCAAAATacactctgcagttgttttatgtactgacaacaattttaaaaatattatttatcaaatacgaaactgttttaattcacagctgattattctcacaacatagtagcagcaatttttttttaaagtcacagtAATACCAAACTAGCCCTTATCGTTgtgttaaagcaaatagagtcgtcAGTAGAGCACTGTTGAGgaaaattgcacacagtgagcgtaaatgccacccaacataatttcaagtgGGCTATTTTATATGGGATTCATAATTCCCATTAATTTATATTTGACACATGTTTTGAAGCGGTGGAGTTTGTCTCTAATTTGCATCCTCCCTTCTTCAATTTGTTTCCACTTTAGCTAAAGAATTCATCCTTATTTCTTGGTGGAGTAGTGGAGCTTCGGTATTAAGAGTCCGTGTCCCATCATTTAGGTAGTGGAGGTTTGCTATTAAGAGAGGGGTTGCTATAGAGCCATATAGTTTCTTCTACTTCTTTTGATGACACTAGTGCAAtagtttatttttcatttgcagTTCTCTCACTCATTGATACAAAAGATGGATTTGTACTTCTTAGCCGGCTTCACGGTTTCACCAAAACATAGAAGATGACAACTTATGGTGTGTCTTTGGGCAACATGTATTGACTTCTTATTTGCAGAGCCCGATTATAATCATCCAAGTCATTCTTGCATAATGATTATGATCGGTTGTTCATAGAGACACGTTCATGATCATCCAAGCCAATCTTGCATAATGATCACGCTCGATGTCTAAAGAACTAAAAGGGAGCGCTCAATTGCAAGCAAGTTTACAGCTCGTCGATATCAGAGGGTGTCGGAAACGAGATTTTGATACATAGCCACACCAAATTTGTTGCAGCGACACTCATCTTGTGGCTGATCATGAATCATCAGGCCTCTGAGCTTGTAGACCACCATGTTGTTCATGTGATTTGACGTGCTTGGAAGAGTGAAACAACCATGTCTGTCTTGACTCACTTTGTTTTTGCCACCTATACGCAGGACGCACCACCATATAGACATCGAAGGAACAAAGTGAGGCAAGAATGGGGTTGTGGCTTTGGCATAGGCCATAAGGACTACTATGGGCAACAACTTGACTCCTCCATTGTTGCTGTTGTGGTAATTACCTTTGTCACCAACAGGAGATTATGAGGGTGAGAGCAACAACAAACGCTCCAAAGAGATTTTGGGAATGCCTCATGAATTGTTGTATTTTTGACAACGTTAAAGAAACACCTTAGTAACGTCTGCACCATGAAAGCTCAGTAATTTCATGTGATAACTTTAATTATATACCTGTGATTTATGAAGCTTCTTCTACAGCAACATGGTTCTCTGTCTGGCTTCTTTTGGAAAGCTCTTAAGGATGAAGTGCTATAGAGCTTCGGCGTTTTGTGAACTCTCTCTTTTATTGTCTCCTCTCTCTTGAGTGCCTAGTGTTGCAGGCTTTTGCTCTTTAATGTTGCAAAgcct is a window from the Rosa chinensis cultivar Old Blush chromosome 2, RchiOBHm-V2, whole genome shotgun sequence genome containing:
- the LOC112190758 gene encoding uncharacterized protein LOC112190758, translated to MAFRSVLAKLGNNCVKGSERRRLVAAFDTRTLVKYHNIWDDDEYQRLMNDRIELLREAGPWRRRARERFRVPPHRQPTDNPNVMAYAHLAVEEFNKQKNAQLQFVRAVKAYCQEYDDTWGDKYYYLTLEAVDAQVVKTYQAVVHDSTEPSLHIFGLVTDNGLLQLTDNHVRPSLYCTLDDRDVRRKGRGYSDETEIEVTLQTRGGYFLQDEILGSLHGLPSQ